The nucleotide window GCCTATCGTGTCGCGCCACCCCGCGTCGTCCGGCACGACCGTGGCGTCCCCGAGCGCCGCATCGGACCTCTCCCCCACGGACTGGGGCAGGTCGGCCGGGGAGGACGGGACGAAGGCGCAGGAGTACACGCATCCGCCCACTACCAGGGCGGGGATGGTGACGGCGACGATGGCCGCGATGGCGAGGGCGGCGCGCAGCCGACCCTTCCGAGGGGGCCTGGCCGCCCGGGGGGAGGCGCCTGACGGAGGGGGCGCTACCATCTCACGACCCCGAGGGCCACGAGGACGTTGAGGACGATCGTGGCGGCCACCAGCGCCAGGATGACGACGAGAAACACCTTACCGAACGTCGCGAGCACGTGCCGCAGGCCACGGGGGTGGCCCGCGAGCGCCTCGGCGGCATCGGCGTCGAGGGCGGCGGGATGCGGATCGACCGCAGGGTCCTGCACGAGCGAGGCATATAGTCCAGTGCCGGACGGGGCCTCCCCCGAGGAGAGCCGCCGGAGAGCCTCGGCAGCCAGCGCGCCGGCGCGGACGGACGGCGCAGCCATCGACGCACCGGCGAGCAGGAGCAGCTCTGCCTCCCGGTCGCCCGCGAGGGAGGCCTCCCGGGCGAGGGCGAGCCTCGCCTCGGAGGCGAGCCTGCGTCCCATGGTGCCACGGGCCTCGAGGTCCCTGACTTCCCTCTCGGAGAAGCCCGGCCCTCCGGAGGCGCGCCCCGGCGCGAAGAGCGCGAGGGCCGTGTCGATGGACACGGTTCCCACCGTCTCGAGAGCGCGCCAGGCGCGACCCGGTTCGGAGTGGGCGAGCGCGTCGCGGAACAGTTCCGCGTACGCCGCGGCGGCCTCCCCGTCACCGAGCCTGGCGGAGACGTCGGCGAGAAGCATGCACAGCGAGGCGCCATAGGGGGACCTGCCCGTGCGGCGTCTCCTCGCGAGCGACTCCTCCAGCCTCCTGCGGGCGGCCGCAGCGTCGGCGGCCCTGCCGACCTCCACCAGGGCCACGGCCCACCTCTGCACGAGGACCGCCTCTATCCGGGTGTAGCCCCGTTTCGGCACCGGATCGGCCAGGCCGAGCTCGTCGCCCCTCGCCGCCAGCGCCGCCGGGTCGCAGGAGACATCGAGCAGCCTCTCGGCGGAACCGACGAGGGAGACATAGCGGAACGCCATGACCAGGAGTGCGGCCACGCAGATCGCAAAGGGAACCCATATCAGCACGTAGCCGAGCGGCGAGTGGTTGACGGCCGCATCCAGCCCAGGGCAGACGGCGCTGACGGCAATGAGGGTGACCACGTAGGCGAGGAAGAGCGCCCCAGGCACCCGACCCCACCGACGGCATGACACAAGCACGCTTACCTTCGTCACTCAGAACACCTCCAGAAGGAGCCTGTCGCCCCTGGTCAGCCGCATGTACTGGAAAAGGACGGAATCATGGCGAAGATGAGACCACCAGCACCAGCACCAGCGAGCCCACCAGCACCAGCAGCGATTAATGCCTCTACTATCTCTCCACCAAAAACCGAGATCACGACTATGGCAGCCGCAAGTGCCGTGTTGACGTGTGCGTCTGTTTGATCATGCGTTACAACGCCATTGTCATCAGTCGTGTTGTGAGACAATCGAACGCCGCTTTGGGGGATACCCGCCGAGACACCAAGTCCCCAGTTGTTATCAGACTTCCCGCCTTGAGCGTCGAGGTCGAGAGACAGACCATACTGACCCATCCCGAGCTTGGCACTTATGCCAACCGTATACCCGCCGTAGTTTCCTCCCCCCAGAGACACCGTCAAGCCGTTGTTCCAGCCTATGCTGACGACCCCCGGTATCCTTATGCCGCCTCCAGTGACCTTACCGTCGGTGATGTTCGTGTAGAGCCACCTGTCGCCCCCGGTGGAGACGGTCTTCGTCTGCGATGGCGTGATGCCCCACCAGCTACCCATGCAGCTTCCAGGTATGGTGGTCGTGGTGACCGAAGTCGCCGCGTGGTCATTCCACCACTTGCCCACGTCGTTTGCCCGGTCGCCGATCCACTTGCCCACGTCAGGCCAGCCGCCGTCGACGTCCACGAGGTTCACGGGGTCGCCGAAGCAGCACGCCCAGCGGTTGAGGGTGCGGGGCGAGGTCGCGTGGCCCCGCCTCGGGTCGGGCGCGAGCGACATAGAGTCGGCCACCGACAACACCTTCTGGTCCGCCTGGATCCTCGCTATGTCAGCGCATCTGCAGGCTATCCAATCATCTCCTTCTGACGACGTTGGCGAAAGGCGATGGGCCGTTGGCCCTCTGGGAACGCCGGGGATGCCCGTCGCCGCTCACTCCCAGACACTGGGCTCACCCGTCTCCACGGGCCCGGCGCGCCGCGCGCGCCCCCTGGCGTCCGCGAGGGCCCCCTCGAGGCGCGACTCCTCGCGGGCCTGGCCGGCCTCCAGGGCGTCGTACGCCGCCCCCGCTTCGTCGGCCGCCGCGGCGAGCATGCCGAGCGACTCCTCCACGCGGCGGTTGCCGGGGTTGAGGGAGAGGTACTCGAGCATCCCGGCACGGCGCGACGCGACCTCCCCCTCGGCCCGCAGCCGGGCCGCACGGGCGCGCAGGCGCGCCTCGGCGAGGTCGTCCATCAGACGCTCGACCTCGCGCACGCCCGGCCTATCGGCGTCGCCACAGCAGCCCGCACTCATTCGCGCCTCCCCCCGACGAGGCCCCAGCTCGCCGCCGACGAGGCATCGGCGGCGCCCAGAGCCGCGTCGGCCTCCGCTATGGCCCCCGAGAGGTCGCTCACCAGCCCCCTCCACGCGCTCAGGCCCGCCGCTATGCCCGCGGAGGCGTCGTCGTGCGGGCCCGCCCCCTGCGCGTCGCTCGTCCCCGAGATGGCCCTGCTCCTGTACGTGCAGTAGCCGTCGAGGCCCTTGCGCATCTCCCACGCCTCCTGGCTCGCCGCGGCGCTCAGGCTCCTGATCCTCCCTCCCCCGACTCCTCCGGGGTCCCCGCTGGGCGCGCTCGTCGTCGATGACATCAGTGACAGCTCCTCTCGTGCCTGCGTCTCCCACTCCGTGCGGCGGCCTCGCGGCCGCCCGTCACTCCCCCCGCGCCCACCTCTCGCCGCGCTCGCGCGCCCAGCGGACCGACGGGACGGAGCACGCTATTTCGGCCTCGGTCTCCCCGGCCTCCAGCCTGCGCGCCCACTCGCCGGACTCCCTGAGCCCGCGCAGGGACGCCGACACGACCGAGGGGTCAGCCCCGTCGAGGACGCCCAGGTCGAGCTCCCTCCTGGTCTCCCCGGGCAGGCGCGGCCCGACGGAGACCCTCACCCTCGTGGACGAGGAGAATATCCCGCTCTCGCTCGTGTAGGCGACGCCGGGGACGGAGGGGGCGGGGTCGTGGCGCTGGCCGCCGGGGCGCTCCCACGAGGCGACCCTATCGCGCCCCCAGCCGGAGGCGGCGAGCACCTCCACGGGAAGCGACAGGAGCGACAGGACGACCGCCGCGAGGACGAGCGCCGCCTCGGCGGTGCCCTGCGCACGCACGAGCCCCGACAATATCCACGCGACCACCGCCACCGAGACCGCCCTGCCCAGCGCCCTGCGCAGGGACGCCCTTGTACGTCTATCCACGATGCCCTCCCAAGCACACGGATTCCAACACCGACCGCACGGCGCGGGCGGCGGAGCCGCCGGAGCCGGCCTCCACCCTGCCGAAGAGGACCAGGAGCCCCCCGGGGACCGGGGCCACCTGCGCCATGCCGCGGGCACCGCCTGGCAGCGAGCACCCGGCGGAGACGCCCGACATGCCGTCGGCGTCCGGGCCAAGCGCGCGCTCCCACCCGACCCCGTCGGCCTGCGAGCCGATGGCCGCCTCGAGGCAGGCGAGGAGCTCGGGCGGCGTCACGCGGGCCGTCGAGAGGGAGGCCGCCACCGACCAGCCCTCCCCCGACACGACCACGCCCTCGCCGGCGCCGGCCGGCAGCGGGCGCGCGGTCGCGCCGTCCGGGACCGCGAGCCCCGCGCCGCCGAGCCCGACCGTCCCGCTCACGATCCCTCCTCCTCCCCGACCCAGGTGGAACCCATGCTCCAGCCCAGGTACGAATCCTGGTCGAAGTGGCCCATCACCTCGCCGGTGGTCCCGTCCACGAGGTCGACGGAGAGCGAGAAGCCCTCGCCGCCGGTGGCCTCGACCTGCAGGTCGGCCGCCCCGGGGAACGCGCGGGAGATACCGTAGGCGAGGTCCTGCCTGTTCGCCCCCTCGCCGACTGTGAGCGTGACCGAGCGGAAGTCGCCCGACACCTCCAGGGCGATGCCCCTCCCGGCGAGCCACTCCCTGGCCGAGTCCAGCTCCCCGGAGACCCTGCGGACGTTCTCCTCCGACTGCGCCTGCGTCTGCCAGATGTCCACCGTGCCGTCCCCGTTGGCGTACGCGGCCTCGCAGACCCTGGGCGAGCCCTCGAGGAGGTCGCGGGCGTAGGCCTGGGCGCTGGCGACGCTGCCGCCCGTGAGCACCCCGGGGAGCCTCACCTGCCTCGTGCCCTCCGGCGCCACGCGTTCCGGCTCGGGGACGATGCCGGATCCGCCGTCGCCTCCGGGCGACGTCCCGCCGCCCTGCCCGGCGGCCTGGCCCTGCTCCTGCCCCTGCTCCCGGCCGCCCGTCCCGGCCGGGGCCAGGGCGAGCCACGCCCCCGCCGCCACGGCGGCGGCGAGCAGCGCGGCCAGCGCGAGCGGCCCGTGCCTCCCCATGAGGTCCCTCATCTTGACCCTCCCTGTCCTGGCGTCCCGTCGTACTTGTGACCCCCTTGCCCTGGCGTCCCGTCGCGCGCCCCCGGCTAGGGGGCGAGGGCCCCCGCGAGCGCGCCGGGCGGCCCGGCGAGCGCGAAGCCCGCCAGGGCCTTCAGCGCCTTGTAGGCCACGACGCCCACGACGACGGTGCCTCCCACTACCACCGCGCCCTCACCGACCTCCTGGGCGTCGGGCAGCCGCACCGCGTTCGTGTGCGTGGACGGCGCGGGGGACGTCGAGGCGGACGGCATGAGCACGCCGTCGAGCCGCACGCCCGTAACAGGGTCCTTTACGCCCCACTCCAGCGTCTCCGTGTCCGTCACGGAGGCAGAGGCCGCCCCGACGTCCTTTGAGACCGTGGCCGTTGCCCTTACCGCGCTGTAGCCACCTACCGGCTGCCACGCAAGAAGCACCTGGGACTCTCCTTCTATCCCATCGCCCGCAGGACCCTTAATCCCAACTCCCGCCCACGTTTTCTTACCATCACTAACAAGAACGGGTCCAACTGAATCATCTCCAGTCAAATCAAACGTAAGCGACCCGGGCACCAGCCTCCCATGGGAGTCCTTCCGGACCTCGGTCGAGAGCGGGGCGTCCCCGCTGCGGAGCGCGGCGTACCCCACGCCCATCGACGAGAGAGCCCTCCTGCGGCGCTCGACCTCGCCCTCCAGCATGTCAAGGAGGCGCGCGACCTTCTCGTCCTCGCCCGATAGGGCCACGTCGCCCACCTGGGGCAGGGGCGAGAGCAGGCCGAGCAGCTCGGAGCCCAGGTCGATCGCGTAGATGCCGAGCTCGTCGGCGCCGTGGTCGCACGCGAGGGAGTAGACGACGGTGCCGAGGAACCCCTCCGCCCCCGACCCCACGGCCCCGTAGACCACGGCGTTGCCCTCCCTCGAGAGCGGAAGCGTCAGCGGGCGCTTCCCCTGGCGGGCCGGTCGACGGCGCGCTCACTCGGCGCTACGCGCGGGCACGAGCCCGTCGTCGCCCGGGCGCCCGAGGTCCTTGAACGCGGGCGCCAGGGCCCAGGAGCCGGAGGCGTCCACGAGGCCCCAGAGGCCGCCCTCCGGGTCGCGGGCGAGCGCGAGGCCGGGCGCGAGGTCGGCCAGCCAGGAGTAGGAGGGGGCCACCGCCCACTCCCCCGTCGAGGCGTCGGCCGCGCCCCAGAGGCCGCCCTCGGGGTCGGCGACGGAGACCAGGCCGGGGCCGAGGCCGCCCAGGGGAATGGGGTAGCGGTCGTCGCCGCCAACGTCCCACCGGGGCTCCACCACCCACGAGCCGTCCCCCGGCGAGGCGGTCCCCCACAGGCCGCTCTCGGGGTCACGGGCGAGCATCGGGCCCGCGGAGGGGGGGGGCGGGGAAGGACACGCGGGCCGACCACCGCGGGGAGACCTCCCAGCCGGAAAGGTCGCCGGAGAGGGTGCCCCACAGGCCGCTCTCGGGGTCCTCGGCGAGCCAGAGGTCGGCGTCGGCGAGGCGGTCCACGCCGCCGTAGGCCGCCGGGACCGCCACCGAGCCGTCCTGCGCGAGCGCGCCCCAGAGCCCGCCCTCCTCGAAGCCCGCGAAGAGGCCGCCGTGGCCCGCGACGAAGCGCTCCATGCCGTCGTAGCGGGGCCCCACGACCCAGGAGCCCGAGGCGTCGGCGACGCCCCAGCTCCCCTTGAAGTGGCCGGAGGATGCGGAGGCCACCAGGAGGCCCGCCTCGTTCGGCTCGTCGTAGAGGCGGTCCATGACCTCGCCCCTGAAGCTCGGGGCCATGAGCCACGAGCCGTCCAGGGAGAGCGCGCCCCAGCCGCCCTCCGACGCGCGGGCGAAGGCGTAGGGCTCGCCGAACAGGGCGTCGGCCGGGCGGAAGGGGCACGCGTCCTCGAACGTCTCCTCCCCCGCGGGGGCGAGCCTGCGTCCGTCCGTGCCGTAGTAGGCGAGGGCCTTCGAGTGGCCCTCCCAGTCCGCGTCGACCGCGAAGGCGCCCTGGGAGAGGGCGCAACCGTAGTCGCCGGCGATGGGGTCGAACGCCATCTCGCCGTCCCGCCCGAGCAGCCCCACGAGGGGCGGGTCGGCCTCGGTGGCGCCGGCCGGGTCGCCGTGCTGGACCAGCGAGAGGCCGCCCACGGACCCCCTTGCCTTGTGCCAGCGCGGGGGCCGGGCCCACGCGCCGGACATGTCCGCGAAGCCCCAGAGCCCCTCGGTGGATTCCGGCTCCCCCTCCCAGGGGTGCCCCCGGCCCCCCTGCGGCCCGCAGCCGGAGAGGACCGCCGCGCCGGCCAGGGCCGCCGCCCCCAGGAGCTGCCTCCTCGTCAGTGCGCGCATGCCTGCCTCCCTACTCCTTGCGCTCCGTGATCGTGCAGCCGGAGCTGTATGCCTCGTATCTCGTCGTCGATTCGCCCACCGAGACCGAGTTTCCATCTCGATCCCAGACCAACGACTTATCGGGCAGCTCGTCGTCGAGCCACTCCATGAACCCGTCGGGGGCACCGCTAGTATGGCACCTCGCCGATCATGGCGCACCACTCAGCGCCGTCGGGCGCAGCCGCGGCGGCCCCGACCGTCCAGTGGGTGGGGCCCAACGGGGGCACTACCATCTCACGACCCCGAGGGCCACGAGGACGTTGAGGGCGATCGTGGCTGCCGCCAGTGCCAGGATGACGACGAGAAACGCCTTCCCGAACGCCGCTAGGGCGCGACGCAGGCCCCAGGGCCTGCCCGTGAGCGCGCCGGCGCCGAGGACGGCGGGGTGCGGGTCGACCGCAGGGGTCTTCGCGAGAGAGGCGCAGAGCTCGACCGTAGGTGCCTCCGCCCCCGAGGAAAGCAGCGGGAGGCCCTCGGCGGCAATCGCCCCGGCTCGGACGGACGGCGCGGCCATCGACGTACCGGCGAGCAGGAGCAGCCCCTCCTCACGATCGCCCTCGAGCGTGCGCCGGGCGCGACCCGGCACGAAGCGGGTGAGCGCGTCGCTGAACAGCGCCGCGTACGCCACCGCGGCCTCCCCGTCGCCGAGCCTGGCGGAGACGTCGGCCAAGAGCATGCACAGCGATGCACCGTAGGGGGACCTGCCCGGGCGGCGCCTCCCCGCAAGGGACTCCCCCAGCCTCCTTCGCGCGACTGCAGCGTCAGCCAGCCTGCCGACCTCCACGAGGGCCACGGCCCACCTCTGCATGAGGACCGCCTCGACCCGGGTGTAGCCGCACCGCGGCATCCGGATGCCCAGGCCGAGCTCGTCACCCCTCGCCGCCCACGCGCACGCCCAGGCCGTCTATGACCTGCCGGAGGGTGAAGTCCGAGGGGTCCACGCCGGCGGCGGAGAACAGGGCCCGCACGTCCATGCCCTCGTAGCACCAGACGTAGCAGGTCCCCCCTTCGCAGGGCACCTCCCGCACCCACGTGGGGGAGGCGCCCCCGACGGTCAGGTCGCGCACGGCCGGGTCGACGGACACGCCGAACGCGACGGGGCGACCCGACGTGAGGCAGGCCGCGAGGGCGTCGGCGACGACCTCGGCCGTGGTGTAGTCGTACAGGGGCTCGAGCGGGCCCGACCTCTCGCCGGGCCTCGCCACGCTCGCGCCCCAGAGGCCAGTGGCGGCGTAGCGCCCGCCCACGCGGGCGTACGTGACCATGCGGACCGCCGGGCACTTGGGCGACCCCGAGGGCTGGACCACGAGCGCCTCGCCCGCGTCGGGGAAGTCCTCGACCACCTCGACGTCCGGGTCGCCCTCCGCGTAGGCGGAGGCCGCCTCGCCTATCGTGTCGCGCCACCCCGCGTCGTCCGGCACGACCGTGGCGTCCCCGAGCGCCGCATCGGACCTCTCCCCCACGGACTGGGGCAGGTCGGCCGGGGAGGACGGGACGAAGGCGCAGGAGTACACGCATCCGCCCACTACCAGGGCGGGGATGGTGACGGCGACGATGGCCGCGATGGCGAGGGCGGCGCGCAGCCGACGCCGCGGGCCCCTCGCGGCCCCCTGCCTCGTTCCGCCGCCCATCTGCATACGTCCCCCCATGGGACCCTCCTCTCAGGTACGGCGCACATGACACAGAGGATGCGTCCTGAGGCCGTCTGGCATTCCAACACAATGGCAGAGCACAGCCTAGCCCGCGCATGCGGCAGCGAAGGCCGGCGCCGACAGAAGCTGCCGTAGGATGTAGACCCAGCCGGCTGCCGCAGGAGCCTCGTCGACCCCCTCGACGCCCACTGCATTGTCGGCAACCGCCGCAATGACCACGACCGTCATGCCAGCCAGAGCGGCCGCGTAGCCGATCTGCGGCCAGCTGAAACCCTCGCCGACACTGGTCCGTGTCCCAATCGTAGTTCCTACGATATTCGGGAGTTTTGAGGAAACCGAGCACTTCACCCCTACGCCGGAGTGGGAAACCTCCCCTCCAAATGAAGACGTAGGTCCATCGCCACTCGTATAGTTAGTGGAACCTGAAATGCCCCATTTCTCTCCCCAACGAAGAGACACCGATGTAGACAGCTTTATCTTCGTTCCAGGTATGGAGATTGACGGCGTGTTCAGGCTAATGCCAGTGGTGGAACCAGAGGCGTCCTGCTGCATCACGATCAGACCGCCACCAGTATGCTGGTAGATTTCCGTACTCCCCTTGACGCCGTTGGCCTCAACGCTCTGCGTGCTCCGGGTCCTATCAACTCCATACACCTGCTTGTCCCAGAACTCCCGCGCGTCGTTTGCCCGGTCGCTGACCCAGCCGCCCACGTCCGGCCAGCCGCCGTCGACGTCCACGAGGTTCACGGGGTCGCCGAAGCAGCACGCCCAGCGGTTGAGGGTGCGGGGCGAGGTCGCGTGGCCCCGCCTCGGGTCGGGCGAGCAGAACCTCCGCGCGGAGGGGTCGTAGTCGCGCAGCCGCGCGTGGAGCAGGCCCGTCGCGGGGTCGGGCGCGTAGCCCGCGTAGCCGAACGCGAGGCCGTCCCAGCTTCCCCGCCCGAAGGGGTCCTCCAGGAGCGTCCTGGCGAGGTCCGACGTGGTCGCCAGCGGCGTGCCGTTGGCGTCGCTCACGAGGCAGGTGCCGCTCGACCACAGGGGCATCGCCCCGTCCGCGAGGGCGGGCCGCAGGTCGCCCCCGCGCCCCCAGGCCAGGGTGTTGCGCGTCTCGCGGAGCGGGTCTACCGCCCAGCGGAGGCTGCCGTCGGGCCCCTCCTGGGAGACGCGGTTGCCGAGCGCGTCGTAGCCGTAGGTGGTGGCGCCGCGCTCGCCCGTGGACGAGACGAGCCTGTCGGCCGCGTCCCAGGAGAGCTCGAGGACGGGCGCGCCCTCGCCGTCGGTCACGCGCGAGAGGCGCGAGCGCGCGTCCCACTCGTAACGCCTGGAGCCCTCCGGGCCCTCGGAGCCCGCCATCCTGCCGGCCGCGTCGTAGGTGTAGGCGGTGGTGCCGCGCGGCGTGCTCGCGCGGAGCACGTTGCCCAGGGCGTCGTATTCCCAGGCGTCCCGCTCCCTGCCGTCCTCCGACACGGAGAGGAGCCTGCCAGCCCCGTCGTACGAGTAGGCGAACTCACTCGTCGCTCCGTCGCGGGTGACCGTGCGCGCAACCCTCCTGCCGAGGCGGTCGTAGGCGTAGCCCTCGGACAGGGCGTCGTGCCCGTCGGCATCCCTCGCCACGAGCGAGGCCAGCCTGCCCCGCCCGTCGTAGGCGTAGGAGACGCTCGTGCCGTCCGAGAACTCCCTGCGCGCGACCCTCCCGGCGTCATCGTAGGCGTAGCGGACGCCCATGTCGCCCTGCGTGATGGCCGAGACCCTGTCGGCCCCGTCGTAGGCATAGGTGACCTTGGGAGCCTCGGAGTGGGCCACCGAGAGCAGCCTCCCCGCCCCATCGTACTCGTAGTCGACGGTCATACCGTCGCCCATGTCGGCGCGGACGGGGCGCCCCAGCCCGTCGAAGCTGACCGCCACCGACGCGCCGCCGTCACGCACCGTGGCGTGCCGCAAGTCGCGGGAGAGCGAGCCCTCCCAGACGGTCCCGTCCGGCCTGGCGACGCGCACGCTCCGGCCGTCCGCGCCCACCTGCGACGTGGTGGTGCCCAGGGCATCCTCGTGCGAGCGCAGGCTCCCGTCCCGAGCCCACCTGAAGGACTCCGTCCCGAGGGGTCCCTCGATGCGGCTCAACCGGCCGCCCTTGGTGTACGTGTAACGCTCCTCGAGGAGGGTGGGCCCTCCCTCTCCCTCCGAGACGGAGACGGCGCTCGCGCGCCCCGCGGCGTCACGCGAGACGGAGGCGCTCACGCCGTCGGCCGCCACGCGCACGATCCTGCCCGCCCAGTCGCACTCGAAGGATGCCCTCTCGCCCACGGCGTTGGTGGTGGAGACGACGTTGCCGCTGGCGTTCCGCCTGGCCTCGAGCAGGAGCCCCTCCCCGTCGAAGGAGGCGGTGACCCTCCCGAGCGCATCGCGCGCCACGCTGACGTCGCCCGCGCGGTTGTCGGAGACGGACCTCACCCTCCCGTCGAAGCCATACTTGATCGACTGGGACGTCCCCAGACAGTCCGAGACCCCGACGACCCTGCCCGCCCCGTCGTAGTCCCACGCGACCCACCCGCCCTTCGCGTCGGTGGCGCGGCGCAGGCGCCCCTCCTCGTCGTACTCGCACGCCAGCGTGCGGCCGTGGGAGTCCTCGGAGAACGTCATGCGCCCCGCCTCGTCGTAGGCGGCGCTCATCCACTGCCCGTCGTCGAGCTCCGCCCTGACGACGCGCCCGGCCTCGTCCCGCTCGACGCTCAGCCGATGCTCCCCCTCGGTCACACGAGCGAGGTCGCCACGGGCGTCATAGGCATAGGTCCGCGGAGCTTCGCCCTCGGCCTGCTCGGACGTGAGCCTGCCCTCCGCGTCCCAGCCATAGCGAACCGTCCCGGATGGCGTAACGACGCGGGTGGGCCTCCCGAGGGGGTCGCGCTCGACCCTCGTCTCCCCCTCGCCGGGCGTCTGGAGCGATATGGGCTCGCGCGAGGCGTTGAGGGCGATGGACGTCCGGGTGCCGTCCGGGTTGGCCACGGAGAAGCCGCTCCCGTCCTTCTCCCAGGTGACCGCGAACGCGTTGCCCTCGCCATCCGTCACGGAGGTGGGGAGCCCGTCCTCATACGCGACCGAGAGGAGGCGCCTGCCGGCGACCGTCACCCCGCTGACCCTGCGGCCGTCCCTCTCGATGTCCACGCCGGCTCCGCTCGGGAGCTCCATCCTGCTCACGTCGCCCGCGGCGTCGTAGCCCCAGCGCGTGCGGGCACCCGCGCCGTCCAGGCGCCCCTCCCAGAGGTTCCGCTCCGTGTAGGCGTAGCGCTCGGAGACGGCACCCCTCCTGACCTCCGTGGTCCTGCCCTGCTCGTCCTGAACGAACGCCTCGCGCCCGGAGCGTGCCGACTCGTGCGTCGTGCTGCCGGTGGTGTACGAGAAGACGTCCTCGCCCTCCCCCGCCATCTGCTGGCGCACGACGCGGCCGTGGGCGTCGTAGGACTGCTTGAGCCTCCACCTGCCCGCCGGGTCAACGACGCCGCACAGGCGACCCTTCCCGTCGTAGGCGTAACCCCAAGTGGCGCCATCCGGTCTGGTGACGGACGCCAGGAGGTCGCCCTCGTAGGCATAGCTCACCTCGCGGCCGATATGGTCGCGGACGAGCACGACGTGCGTACCGGCGCAGGTAATGTCAGCATGCCTGCTACCACCGCCGGTCTCGAGGCGGACGGGACGCCCGGCCCCGTCGCGCCGCACGATGGCGGTGACGCCCAAAAGGTCGCGCACCTCGGCGAGTCTGCCGGTCCCGTCGAAGACCCGGCTCGTGCCGTCCGGGCGCTCGAGGACGTAGGAGTCCTCCTCCCTCGTGATGGTCTCCTCCACCTCGTCGACCGTCTTCCACACGTCGCCGTCACCGGAGGGCGCGAAGGCGCGCCGCCTGCCGTCCGGACGCAGGTGGGTGACGAGGGCACCATCGAACGCCAGGCACTCGTCGAGCGTGCTCGACCAGCCGAGGCCGAAGAGGCCGACCTCGGGGGAGTCCGAGTTGTACATCCTTTCCACCGAGGCGCCCGGCGCCCCACCCAACCTGAGGTCGAGCTCCGGGTAGATGAAGTTGCCCGTAACCATGTTGACGGGGTCGCCGCCGTAGGCGCAGCTGCTGGTGGCGAGGCCGCGCATGGCTGCTGCCGCCCCCGTGGCTCTGGCATAGTTCGCGACGGCCTTGGCCATGGCGTTCTCCCTCATCGCCAGCTCGTTCGGGTCGAGCTTGGACATGCCTGCGGTGATCTTGTCCACGAGGGAGGACACGCCGCTGAGGTAGACGTCCCAGTCCCCCGAGAACGTCTCGAGCTTTCCCTTGGCGTCCTTGACCGCGGCCTCCGCGGCGTCGTCCACGCTGAGGGAGCAGGTCCTGAGCTGAGAGAGGATGCCGCGTATGTCCGCGATCGCTGGCTCCACCCTGCCCAGCGCCTCCCCAAGGGTCGTCACGTCGCCCCTCACGCCGCCGGCGGCACCGTCGTCAAGCACGAGCCTGGCGCCGCCGGAGTCCCCCGAGCCACCCAGGGAGGCGGGGAGCGCCTCGGCCTTGCCGCGCAGCGCCCTGGCGCCCTGCGCGACGTCGTCAAGCAGGTCCCCCACCGAGGAGATGTCGTCGGCCACGCCCTGCTCGACTTGGTTGGCGACGATGTCGATGCGGTGTGTCCACTCATCGGCAGCGGTGCCCTCCCAGGCACCCTTGAGCTCTCCGCTCGCGCTGGTCAGCCTGTCCTTCTGGCTGGCGACCCCCCGGGCGACGCTGTGGTACCTGCTCGCGGCGCTCTCGCACTCGCCTATGGTCAACCTGATGCCCATGCACGCCTCCTCGCACTTCGTGGTGACCGTCTCCTGGGCTAGCCCCTACCCCACCGGTATGAGCCGCCCGCCTCCGTCCGAGCCGAGCGGCTACTCGGACTTCATGGAGCTCGCCGCCTTGTCGTCCGCCTCCCTGTACGTCTCGTTCGACTTTGCGATCGACCCCGACTCCGCCCGGAGAATCCGCGCGGCCGCCCGTGTGAACCGCACGAGCGTGTCCGAGGCGGTCGAGAAGGAACTCCGGCCGTCCCCCTCCCAGGCGCCGAGCAGCGCGCTCGAGGCGTCGCTCAGAGACCCGG belongs to Olsenella uli DSM 7084 and includes:
- a CDS encoding WG repeat-containing protein codes for the protein MLARDPESGLWGTASPGDGSWVVEPRWDVGGDDRYPIPLGGLGPGLVSVADPEGGLWGAADASTGEWAVAPSYSWLADLAPGLALARDPEGGLWGLVDASGSWALAPAFKDLGRPGDDGLVPARSAE
- a CDS encoding FtsK/SpoIIIE domain-containing protein, yielding MTLPLSREGNAVVYGAVGSGAEGFLGTVVYSLACDHGADELGIYAIDLGSELLGLLSPLPQVGDVALSGEDEKVARLLDMLEGEVERRRRALSSMGVGYAALRSGDAPLSTEVRKDSHGRLVPGSLTFDLTGDDSVGPVLVSDGKKTWAGVGIKGPAGDGIEGESQVLLAWQPVGGYSAVRATATVSKDVGAASASVTDTETLEWGVKDPVTGVRLDGVLMPSASTSPAPSTHTNAVRLPDAQEVGEGAVVVGGTVVVGVVAYKALKALAGFALAGPPGALAGALAP
- a CDS encoding WG repeat-containing protein; its protein translation is MRALTRRQLLGAAALAGAAVLSGCGPQGGRGHPWEGEPESTEGLWGFADMSGAWARPPRWHKARGSVGGLSLVQHGDPAGATEADPPLVGLLGRDGEMAFDPIAGDYGCALSQGAFAVDADWEGHSKALAYYGTDGRRLAPAGEETFEDACPFRPADALFGEPYAFARASEGGWGALSLDGSWLMAPSFRGEVMDRLYDEPNEAGLLVASASSGHFKGSWGVADASGSWVVGPRYDGMERFVAGHGGLFAGFEEGGLWGALAQDGSVAVPAAYGGVDRLADADLWLAEDPESGLWGTLSGDLSGWEVSPRWSARVSFPAPPLRGPDARP